The DNA segment acttgtaggagcaataatattcctacagcccagggcccaaggtggtcttaatctgcccctggttcCAATCAACTTAAATTCACCCCTGTGGACTAAACAACATATCCAATCTGATTTCATCTTCATCAATAAAAGACAAGACAATTGGTGGTAGGTGTGATGGGGCCTCGTGCAACTAAGACACCAAACCTGGTGCAGGTCAGATGTATCAGAGGTCCAGGCTGTAGGATACGTCTGGATATGAGGGGTTCAGGTCTGCAGTGCATTTGACTTGAAAAGTTGCAGCTACTTCCAAAACATTTCCTACGCTAGAAGGGAACAGGAGCAGATCTGAAGCCCAAATTTGCAGCTTTGTTAAGAGTCTGAAGTCAGATCTGACTTGAGCACCTGGAAAGTCCTGTTCTAGCAGACGTAGGAAGATTGTAAAAGGAAGTAGGCAATGAAAAAGGTCACAAAATAGCCAATGCAACAATAAAACACTACATGTGCCTCTCCGCCACAACACCAcaaaccatcatgataaaccaagggcacttactcctagatccaggcaccgtggcggTGGTGatattcgttatccatggcctcctcccaaaaaacaaaatttttaaatgaccatatgccaatgagcctggaGGGCCCAGGGCGAGTTACCAGCGTCTCACACTGCCTCCcccgcctgatgtaatctcacttcaCCACAAGGTGGGAGAGTGCTCCTGCAccatgtaacagcctatgaatctacagtatgaaggggatctggtaacaccccaggtgtccttccggctcattagcatcatttgaaaagttgattttggaaggaatgcatggataacaaataagattactcatagatccaggcactgactgtggtaatgtccctggtttattacgatggtagatttcccttaattaTACTATCCACATCCTTAGAAGCAGCGACGTACCTAGAGAGGACCATAGCCACAGTCATAGCAGTCCCTTCCCATTATAGGACCAGGCACTGCCCATCAAGACAGACGGACCTGGTTCCTTTTGTGACCATCAGCAAGGTCTTCCACTATGTTACGTCGCTATTGCACAAGTAGGAAGATCAGTTATAGCCAATATGGATCAGAACTAGAACTCCTGGTAGATGTGGGTTTGCATAAAGCCAAACACTATAAATCAGGACACCGGCAGCAGGAATAGGGAAAAGCTCATCCAAATTACATGCAAACGTGACCCCGCACACCCCTTCCAAAACACTAGAGAATAAGCCCAACACCGCAAGATACATAGAAGCGACATTACAGCCATCATTATGGTGCACATTGCTGCCGGGGTTAAACCTAAATTCTTTAAAATATCCCCATAATTTTTGTATCCCCTTAAAATAGGACAAACCAACTAAATTTATAGAAAGCATTAGACATAAACATCATAAACATAATCCCATTATGTCGGTAACAATGAAGCGGCGTGtaatcagatgtagcagagctgaaggtgTTAACTCCTTAAAGGAACAGCATTGTCAACTGATCTAGCGACCAATTTACGCATAATGACGCATTAAATATTTAAGAACCCCTTCAATGGCAAAATAGCCCATGCAATAAGACCATGCCAGAGGCAGCAGCGGGCAGGAGGGGCAGTACCTGGGGAGACATGGTGGATGCAGGCGTCAGCTCAGCAGAACCTCTTACAATAATCTGCAGCTCAGCTGTGTCTCTTATATGGGTCAGCGCTCCTCCAGGCTCCAGAACCCCTGATTGGTTCCCCATGTCTTGTGccctgacatcatccattgtaGCTGCATGCAGGGGCGGCTGCAGGTGTAACCCATTCACTGCCAGAAACTGCTTGTCACTGCAGAGAGGTCTCCGCATTACAGAACCTGGGGACACATGTGATGTCCATTGTAATGTGTCACCTGTTCTGGCTGCGGGGAATGAGACAATAGGGAATTCTTATTTGTGCAGCGTCATTTTGTTTGTGAATGGTTTAAAGCCCTTGTTCACACGCAGCGCTTGTTAACGCACTGTAAATGCATTGTAGAAAAAAAGCTTGTTTACAAAGCGTTAGCAACGAAGTAACAAAATATTTACATTGTTTTAACATCACATTTCAGCGCTCTGTAAACGCAACtcaaaggccgcggtcacacgtaccgctaggcgtccgttcataacgcggcgttagtgcacagggggcggtcctcggcccgaacgcacatgcgtttccagagaaacgcatgcaatcggcttatcaagggcgtgttcacacattgcgttttgaactGAGTTTTAAtagcgtttgaaacgcattacaacagctgaggagaggtgatttgcctaattacatcactgttaacatttctgtttacaaaacgcatcgtaaatgcaATGTTTCTGTTGCGATTTCAAATgctttaaaaacggatgcgtttttagaATGTAtgtttgcgtttttaaaaacgcagtgCTTGATGTGTGGTAATTGCGTGTAGCTGTGTCACTTGTAATTTGTAAACACACAGatcttctccctgctgtttgtgcatgtaatcaTGCGTTTCAAAAAGCAGAccacaaacgcatgcgttttcgaaAATGCAACCGCTTTGAACAGCACAATTAAAACGCAGCTCAAAAACCCAGCCAAATAAAAAACCGCAGGGGAGAAAACGCTTAGTTAACACACTTTGACCTACCACATTGAAAAAGCCAATAAGCAAATATAATGCATTTTTCAAGGATttaaaaaacgcagtgaagaaaacaccaaaaaattgcccgtccctttaaaaatataaataaaaggaaaataatacaCATTTTGTGCCTCCATGCCTGTACCAATCCAGGCTACAAAACTATAAtagtattttttttctatacaaaaagaaagaaaaaaattggaaatattaaaggaaaaatcgcaaaaaaattatattaatcgcGAAAAAAAGCCTCTTTttaaaccccaagtgtgtataaagaaagaaaaattcTTGTGTTATTGAGGGCAGATTCCGACATGGTGTTTTTAATCGCATCGAAAACGCAGGTGAGAGGGGGTTTGTCCAAAAAGCATGTGCGTTTTGACCGAACCGCCTCCCACGTGCGTTTCTGATGCCTTTTTAAAAGCTGGTGACACACGTGATGGTTTTTTTGCGACTTCGAATgaattgaaaacgcatgcatttttttaaatttttctttgcgtttttaaaaacgcaatgcttgatgtgtgttagttagggcgcgttcacacgttgcgttttgacctgcgttttcattgcgtttgaaacgcatatacaacagctgaggagaggtgatttgcctaattacatcactgttaacgtttccgtttacaaaacgcatcgtaaatgcgatgttaacgcatgcgttaataaagcgttaacgcatgcgttttgttaacgcgtgtgttaacattgcgtttacaaacgtaaacggtaatgtaattaggcaaattacccctcatcagctgttgtatatgcgtttcaaacgcaatgaaaacgcaaccaaaacgcaacgtgtgaacgtgcccttacAGTCCgctgtgtctcttggaatttATAAAAACGTAGTCATCttcttctccctgctgtttgtgcatgtaatcTCAACACAGAccagaaacgcatgcgttttcaaaaatgcaaCCGCTTTGAAAAGCGCAATGAAAATgcacctgagggcgcgttcacatgttgcgttttcattgcgtttgaaacgcatatacaacagctgaggagaggtgatttgcctaattacatcactgttaacacttccgtttacaaaacgcatcataaacgcgatgttaacgtatgtgttttttttaaatatcctgcacagaaagggttaaaaaagcTCTCCAGTAGGATCTAACAAACACAAAATTGCGTTACCAAAAACTACATTCCGTCCCTAAAAAAACAAGACCCCGTACGGTTATagtgactgaaaaaaaaaaaaaaagtcagagctTGTGGAAGGAAttgatgaaataaaaataaaaaatagcccTGGGTATTGATGTGGAAAACGGGGCTGATGGAAAAACCTCAAtcagattttatatttttactcTAAGTGAAGTTTTCTGCGCGGACAGTGCCCCCTGTCTAGTAAGCATTATACTGCACCCAAAACTTCTGAGATATTTATACATTGGAAGCAGGATACTGGTATTTTAGGGTGAGGGcacccatggggggggggggggggggtagagggtgCAGAGATATCACTGTTCTGGTGCAGGGGGAAGTGCTGCAGACCTCCCGTGGCATCAAATAAAGGAAACAATTACAAATTTCCGTCATCCCATGTCCTGTTGTTAGTtcttagcaaaaaaaaattataaaaataccaGAAAATTTCACACTTTGGGATTCTTCATAAAGTGACGCCATGACGCACGACGTGCCGTATAAATATACATTAACATTTTCCGAACCCCGCTCATTGTAGGTATAACATAACAGAGAGGTTAAGCTCAGACAACTCTCATCCGAAGCAATGATGGGAGCtgtagtgatgaatactgtagaggggacaaaactacaactcccagaatccCTGCGGATATAAGAGGCCGAACCGGTTGAAAACTGTCCAATCAGATGCGACTTACGGTTGTGCGTTCCAAAAAGAGGGTTTCCAAGCCTCGGAACGCAGGACAGACGCCgccttgtgattggctgattgtTCAACGTGCATGTCCGGAAGGAGACGCACGTGAGTTACACCAGGTGAGACTGTGTATAAGACGCTGTTCACACGACTCTATCTTGTGAAGGGGCGGGTATATTAATCAGTGCCGTGTGAGTGCATAGTGCTAGGAGTGGGCACCAGCTTGTGCCTAGTTATCCCGCCTCAGGCTAGAGTTATAGCAGATGCCCAGGTCATAGGTCATACAGGGGGTTGTTGTTACCTTGTGACTTGAAAGTGACATTGACAATAAATTCCTGGATTTAGGAATTCCTGTAAGCTTGGAGTCCCAGCATGATGTCATTCAGAACGCATCTCATGATGTCATCTTTGTCCtcgttagagatgagtggacctgtagTTTTAGTTCCGggtcagcgccccccccccccccccccctgctagtAACCCCCCTGGTTAGTTTGTCGTTGGCTGCTAATTCGGCAATATGGCCGGATCACGTGGCCGAACCCGAACTACTACAGGTCCATGCGTATCTAGTGCTGGTCTAATAGGAGAGCAACCTGTGACCtcttaacgggaacctgtcaccatattttacctGGTCCCTACTAGTTCCAtcgtgtatgaaatgtcctttgtatCATTCccgcttttatgtgaaatctcatccgtttacctttttttttttttatatattaaaaaaaaatcttgcccaaagtaatgtaaaaatatgcagagaagagtcatattaccTGAGATGAGCAAAGTTTAGGGGCTGCAGGGGTGGTGTCACTTTCGACGCCCCTATCTTTAATTTtattgcacctagaaacatgattgtggtgtcatgttaaagataagaatctcatctttcagatcacattggAGATAAaggcagtttaaaaaaaaggggggggggggatggatctttatctgcagctcacatttccatgctaagtatttaaagaggacccaccaggatgatttgggacactaaaccacccacaggtgtcCCAAATAGCCCTTTAGCTAATCCCTCTGTGctcactattaaaaaaaaactaaaacaaaaaccCTTTATGCTTGCATATAGATGGGTCCAATGCACCTTACTGGACGAATctcttgtgcagtgaagccggaGCTGTACATCTTGTACCTGTGGCGCATGCACAGTGCAGGCGGGTTGCAGTATGCCGGCTACAGAGAGCACCGAGATGGGTATTAGCGGTTTTAATAGCGGCCACAGAGGGACTAGTTAAAGGGCGATTTTGGACGCAAAATCACCGGTCCATAATGACCTGTGAGTGGTTTAGTGGCCCAAATTCCCCTGACTGGTCAACTTTAACtgccagttctgtagctcacagaaccacaatccttgTGTGGAGTACGgtccattttgataatttttttgggttttttgttTTCTCAGAAGAACCTCCCTGTGTGTTTCCATCATGGCTCCCAAGTTGGGCAAAATGTCGATAAGTAAAATTAAAGCTCGGTCTAAGACCTCTTTGAACAGCCCGTACGTGAAGATCTGGACCCCCGTGGTCGGAGAGGACATGCAATTCATCCTGAAGACTTTATTGAAAATGCTTGAGGAATTTGGACTGAAGAAGATCGAGACGCACCCAACAGCAGGAAAGGGCCGAAAAAAGCGTAAAAAACCACAAGATTCCGAAGGAAACAACAATAATTCTGATAAAGACGACAAAGGTTCCGACACAGAGACTCCAAAAAAGGCGGTGCCAGAAACTGGGTGGACCAATACGGATCTTCGGAAACAGTTGGCCGTAGGGATTAATGAGGTGACCCGCGCTCTGGAGAAGAACGATCTCTTTCTGGTCATAGTGTGCAAATCGGCCAAGCCGGAGATGATCACCAAGCACATCATGGAGCTGAGCTACAGCCGGGAGGTCCCCGCCCTGCAGCTGCCCCGGCTCAGCGAGAACATCGCCCCCACCCTCGGCCTAAAATCCGTGTTGGCGCTAGGCCTCCGAAAATCCGCAGACTTATTCCACGAGCAAGTGAAGGCCATCCTCCCGCTTGTGCCACCGCTCCATGTGCCTTGGCTCCCCATAGAAGGCGCCACCCCAAAAAAGTTCATCGTTTCAGTAGAGGAAGATGAACCGGAAGAGGCCGAACCCGGGAATCCCCCCTCTGCCAAAAAACGTAAACTGTCCACCGCCGTCCCGGTAGATATAAAGCTACACAACCTCAAAGTCAAGAAGATCGTTCCGAACCcagcaaagaagaagaagaagaaagaaaagaaagcgCAGAAAAAAGTGCTAAAGCAAAAAACAAAGTGacttcatatttatttattttcatttattttaaagcaaatttttgaaaaagaggtgaaaaaaattttttgtttttgtataatCTGCCACATTCACTTGATAAACGTTGCGAGGTCTTGGATGGTTTCTGAATGGGACGTTTGTCAGACAAAGGGCTTCTACACGTTTGCGTTTTGACTTCCGTTTTGAAGATTCCATTTTTCTTGAATGTAATTTAATGAATTGTGATTTAAAGGGATTCGTCAGTCATAGCAAAGCCTAACTTGCTGGTCAGTGGGAGTGTCTGTGATGGGACCTTCATTGATCACGAGAACGGGAGTCTGTCATCCTAATTGCACCCTAGATGAGCGAAGTGTGCATGTGCCGGCTGCTCCGTTTAACTCCATcagatccatagagatgaacggagcaGACGACGCATGTGCAACAGGCTACTTCGCTCATCTAGGGTGCAATTAGGATGATGGACTAATGTTCTCGtgatcttgggggggggggggagagatatGTCGCATCACTGACactcccattgatcagcaagttaggctttaGCCACAGGATAGGCCCCAACTTGCTATGACCAGACAACCCCCTTAAggggatattcccatctgggcataaacatttaatacatttgacatatgtaaacattttttcaattggatgttattaaaaaaaaataatttctcaaatgttgccatgttgtcccttagaaacgagataactTCAtctgatacgaccacctcacattttggtggccagacatgtggtATTGAGTCCTACCTGACCGCTTGGCTTCAgcgtcattaccacaggacggatgtGAGACCtggagtaactcccggacatttcatatacaaaaactttttgtttctttgcacaatccctccagcagaggtggtcgtatcctaggacacagtcttgtttctaaggcacCATATGActccatttatgagaaattatcttctcacagctaacttttttttttaataacctctaattgaaaaaatgtacatgtatggcagattagttaaattaaatgtgaatgctgagACAAGAATACCCCCTTAAGGGGGTTGTCTGGTCATGGCAAGCTAGGCTTTATCCaaaggataacttgctgatcaatgggagtGTCAGTGATAGGACATTGTTGCCAGCAGAGGAAAAGGAGCTGCAGCTGGTGACGTCCCCGTTGCTTCAGGGTGCCGCTGCTTCTGCATGGTGCTGCCACTTACAGCCCATGTTATACTTGCCTAAATAAGGTTTGCCTGTAGATCATGTGCCCTCGGGCAGCAGGAATTGGGGATTTCTgtggcctcctccatccacctgAAGCCAGCCATACACAGGAAGTCCCGATTCCTGCAGCCTATGGGACAAACTAAGTGCAATATGGGTGACATATAAGGGTGCAGATCTCCTCAGTTATTGTGATGCGTTTCAAAATGTatgcgttaaaggaaacctaccatttgatttcatgcgttATGAACCTAACATACCTTAAGAttgctgtagatacactgatgcagaaacatatcttgtttaatcactgagctgaggggttttgttgaaaaaaaaaaaaaattataaaattcaggaccttgggaaagctggaactGTGCACggagaactaatcaacctgagctggatgactcatacacagcagctggggggatggtgcagcaattgattacttttacttgtcagggacaacataatgattacatcatcctttggtgcagtgcataatttatgtgagaggagaagcctgAGCCAGGCAGAGGGGTGACagggcctcattatcataattttataattgttttatcagcaaaaccactctgctCAGGGattaacaagatatgtgcctgcatcagtgtagctacagcattctcaaggtatgtttgcttcataatgcatcaaatcaaatggtaggtttcctttgaagccatgtgtgaacgcaccctcaaggcGCAAACTTATCAAATGCAAACGCCTAGGGATGGGGCTCGGCCCAATCTCATCTGAGTTTCCAATGAAACACATCCAATCAGGAACAACCCAGTGTGATTCCTGGTGCCTGCAGAATTACTGCTGGGTAGATGCTACAATCCTTCAAGATAGTAAATCCGTACAGATAGTAAACGTCGGCCACTCATAGGATGACGAAAAAGAATGTTTGGTTTCTCCCCAAAAACTACCATATAACAATAATACATCGTAGCCTGtgcaattttctccaaattaaagggcatctaccaccaagatgaaaggctgtatgcacatgagcctgaggggctccaggctgcataggtgttaatggagcctggagcccctaatgctcattttcatatagtcgttcatcatggtggtagaggtcctttaaaggggttgtcataaTTTTACCGTAATTTGACTGgcgtataagccgaaggtgggaaattcAGTCGCTGCtctgtaataaaatgtccagccgtGGCCccgcaataaaataaatgtgtatacTTACCCTCCGGCACTCACCTCGGGTCCTCTTCTACCCGGATCTCCTATTTGGGTTCACAGAAGTGTGGGCAGAGGCAATTTATGTGTTCTGCCTGCGCATACACTATGACACCACCAGGCGGCGACACTGCCACGTCACAGTGTGTGCACTGGTAGAGCACATAAATGTTTCACTGCCCACCCTGGACATTGTGGCAAGTGAGCCGGCACAGTACACACCAGGATCACGAGCCGCATCGCCATAAGAGGAACCAGCGCGGGatctgagtaagtgcccctggtttatcaagattcATCTTGTAGGTAGTTTTCTTTTAAAATGTACTAGCCTCATTTCGTCCTTGCGATCCGGCTCTGTATCACCTGCTATCTCACACTCCCTGTTGTGCTTTGGCCGGTGATTTGTCATCTATAAATAGGCTGCAGTGATAATATGTCAGGATCCTGCAGGAGGCGCCACACTGGAGGGCCAGGGGACATACACATATTATGTCTGTGGCTTGTATTTGTATATAATACAAAAAAAGGAAGTaattcagacaacccctttaagttttgtgCTCAAGTTGCGTCTTGTAGAAACAATTCActgaatttttaaaggaaacctacaatttgatttgatgcattatgaaccaaacataccttgagaatgctgtagctacactgatgcagaaacatatcttgtttaatctctgagctgagtggttttgctgaaaaaaactattataaaattatgataatgaggctcagtTGCTCCAGTGCTGAGGCtaggtgcttctcctcttaccctaattatgcactgctccagagaatgatataatcactgtgttgtgcctgtcaggcagaagtaatcaatcgctgcaccatctcccagctgctgtgtatgagtcatccagctcaggttgattagtccaggAGGTGTagtgtgtttatatatggcagccagcctgacccagctttcccagggtcctgaatgttatgattatttttttcagcaaaaccactcagctcagggataacccaagatatgatcctgcatcagtgtagctacagcattcccaaggCATGTCTGCTTCATAATGCAgcacatcaaatggtaggtttcctttaaatacttgtctggatgaggaaccaccatTGTAAAGTAGAAGAGGGGATCATCTTCTAGATACATAAAGTCGGGCAATCAGTATCCTGAAACCAGGAGAACTGTACATGTGTCCACATGATAAAACTTCCTGGCCGTCATTTATTGAAGGACCCTACAGTATACACAATCATCAGATCAAAATAAGGGGCTTGGCAGGCCCTTTCACCTCACGCATAGGCTCGGATCATGTGGACCACGGCAGCTTTCCAACAGTTTTCTCTGTGTTACGGCAAAGGGTTAAAGAGGTCGGCCACTCTATTACATAAGttacccatgtgcctttactgccttgtgaataatccctgaatgttcatcaagtgattcagcaatcctgctacttacttttgtaccgTCTGCAGACTCTCCGTGCTTctgtgtttacatgtctgagct comes from the Engystomops pustulosus chromosome 5, aEngPut4.maternal, whole genome shotgun sequence genome and includes:
- the RPP38 gene encoding ribonuclease P protein subunit p38; translated protein: MAPKLGKMSISKIKARSKTSLNSPYVKIWTPVVGEDMQFILKTLLKMLEEFGLKKIETHPTAGKGRKKRKKPQDSEGNNNNSDKDDKGSDTETPKKAVPETGWTNTDLRKQLAVGINEVTRALEKNDLFLVIVCKSAKPEMITKHIMELSYSREVPALQLPRLSENIAPTLGLKSVLALGLRKSADLFHEQVKAILPLVPPLHVPWLPIEGATPKKFIVSVEEDEPEEAEPGNPPSAKKRKLSTAVPVDIKLHNLKVKKIVPNPAKKKKKKEKKAQKKVLKQKTK